A part of Octopus sinensis linkage group LG7, ASM634580v1, whole genome shotgun sequence genomic DNA contains:
- the LOC115213900 gene encoding inositol polyphosphate multikinase-like: MATTQSDNNFRQLPPGTKLLDHQVAGHLVNQKNNVIPFLQTKDKTLLKLIQLPPRGRRELNFYQTVFDEKAESDPILRRLKDFLPYFYGTCKFDIFPDELYLHLEDMTVEFEKASIADIKIGSQTYDPEASAEKIQYEKIKNQFSTEVGFKMGFRVYRPSTDTFHFPCRKKLLQLDQFRILEEGIGEYFNLSESLRKDAVFAILLELIDIKNWFENQRKFAFYSSSLLCIYEGLWPCKQHLAAVSQLPPSNHSIVNKNNGDCRAMTNIEDLLQSSYGKRDSCVKVKMIDFSHVYATCERDNNYLIGLDSLINYLKRLLTEL; this comes from the exons ATGGCTACGACTCAGTCCGACAACAATTTCCGTCAGCTGCCACCTGGAACAAAACTTTTGGATCACCAAGTAGCCGGGCACCTTGTGAATCAAAAGAACAACGTAATAC CTTTCCTTCAGACAAAGGATAAGACTTTACTGAAACTCATCCAACTCCCACCACGGGGTCGTCGTGAACTAAATTTTTACCAGACTGTCTTTGATGAAAAGGCTGAGTCAGATCCCATCCTCAGACGCTTGAAGGACTTCTTACCGTACTTCTATGGCACTTGCAAATTCGATATTTTCCCTGATG AACTGTACCTTCACTTGGAAGATATGACAGTTGAATTTGAAAAAGCTAGTATTGCTGACATCAAGATTGGAAGCCAAACTTACGACCCCGAAGCTTCTGCTGAGAAAATTcaatatgaaaaaattaaaaatcagttTTCAACGGAGGTTGGTTTTAAAATGGGATTTCGG GTGTATCGTCCTTCAACTGATACCTTTCATTTCCCCTGTCGAAAGAAGCTTCTGCAACTTGACCAGTTTCGAATTTTAGAAGAAG GTATTggtgaatattttaatttgtctGAAAGTTTACGCAAAGATGCAGTCTTTGCAATCTTACTTGAGCTCATCGACATCAAAAACTGGTTTGAAAATCAACGAAAATTTGCATTTTATTCCTCTTCCTTACTGTGCATTTATGAAGGGCTTTGGCCTTGTAAGCAGCATTTAGCAGCAGTGTCCCAATTACCTCCATCAAATCATTCTATTGTAAACAAAAACAACGGTGATTGTCGTGCAATGACAAATATCGAAGATCTTCTGCAGAGTTCATATGGCAAAAGAGATTCTTGTGTCAAAGTGAAGATGATTGATTTCAGTCATGTGTATGCAACATGTGAAAGGgacaataattatttaattggATTGGACAGTCTAATTAACTATTTAAAAAGGCTACTTACAGAGTTATAA